The following are encoded in a window of Eschrichtius robustus isolate mEscRob2 chromosome 1, mEscRob2.pri, whole genome shotgun sequence genomic DNA:
- the ZNF609 gene encoding zinc finger protein 609 isoform X2, with translation MESPVSTPAVLPLHLLVPVANNEIASPCEQIMVRTRSVGVNTCDVALATEPECLGPCEPGTSVNLEGIVWQETEDGMLVVNVTWRNKTYVGTLLDCTRHDWAPPRFCDSPTSDLEMRNGRGRGKRMRPNSNTPVNETATASDSKGTSSSSKTRAGANSKGRRGSQNSSEHRPAASSTSEDVKASPSSANKRKNKPLSDMELNSSSEDSKGSKRVRTNSMGSATGPLPGTKVEPTVLDRNCPSPVLIDCPHPNCNKKYKHINGLKYHQAHAHTDDDSKPEADGDSEYGEEPTLHSDLGSCNGASVSQKGSLSPARSATPKVRLIEPHSPSPSSKFSTKGLCKKKLSGEGDTDLGALSNDGSDDGPSVMDETSNDAFDSLERKCMEKEKCKKPSSLKPEKIPSKSLKSARPIAPAIPPQQIYTFQTATFTAASPGSSSGLTTTVVQAMPNSPQLKPIQPKPTVMGEPFTVNPALTPAKDKKKKDKKKKESSKELESPLTPGKICRAEEGKSPFRESSGEGMKMEVLLNGSSDPHQSRLASIKAEADKIYSFTDNAPSPSIGGCSRLDSTTPTQPMTPLHVVTQNGAEASSVKTNSPAYSDISDAGEDGEGKVESVKSKDPEQLVKDGAKKTLFPPQPQSKDSPYYQGFESYYSPSYTQSSPGALNPSSQAGVESQALKTKKDEEPESIEGKVKNDACEEKKPELSSSSQQPSVIQQRPNMYMQSLYYNQYAYVPPYGYSDQSYHTHLLSTNTAYRQQYEEQQKRQSLEQQQRGLDKKAEMGLKEREAALKEEWKQKPSVPPSLTKAPSLTDLVKSGPGKAKEQGADPAKSVIIPKLDDSSKLPSQAPEGLKVKLSEASHLGKEASEAKTGAECGRQAEVDPILWYRQEAEPRMWTYVYPAKYSDIKSEDERWKEERDRKLKEERSRSKDSVPKEDGKESTSSDCKLPTSEESRLGSKEPRPSVHVPVSSPLTQHQSYIPYMHGYSYSQSYDPNHPSYRGMPAVMMQNYPGSYLPSSYSFSPYGSKVSGGEDADKARASPSVSCKSSSESKALDLLQQHASHYKSKSPTISDKTSQERDRGGCGVVGGGGSCSSVGGAGGGERSVDRPRTSPSQRLMSTHHHHHHLGYSLLPAQYNLPYAAGLSSTAIVASQQGSTPSLYPPPRR, from the exons GGATGTTGGTGGTGAATGTAACATGGAGGAACAAGACTTACGTAGGTACACTTCTTGACTGCACACGACATGATTGGGCACCCCCCAG GTTCTGTGACTCTCCCACCAGTGACTTGGAAATGCGCAATGGTCGGGGTAGAGGCAAACGCATGCGTCCCAACAGTAACACACCTGTCAATGAGACAGCCACAGCCTCTGACAGCAAAGGGACCAGCAGTAGCAGCAAAACCCGAGCAGGAGCCAACAGCAAAGGCCGTCGGGGCAGCCAGAATTCTTCAGAACATCGCCCAGCTGCCAGCAGCACCTCTGAGGATGTCAAGGCCAGCCCCTCCTCAGCTAATAAGCGGAAGAACAAACCCCTTTCAGACATGGAGCTGAATTCTAGCTCAGAGGACTCCAAAGGGAGCAAGCGTGTCCGTACTAATTCCATGGGCTCAGCCACTGGCCCCCTCCCTGGGACCAAAGTGGAACCCACTGTTCTAGACAGAAATTGCCCTTCCCCAGTCCTGATTGACTGTCCCCACCCAAACTGCAACAAAAAGTACAAGCACATCAATGGACTTAAGTACCACCAAGCTCATGCCCATACAGATGACGACAGCAAGCCAGAAGCAGATGGAGACAGTGAGTACGGAGAGGAGCCCACCCTACATTCAGACCTCGGGAGCTGCAATGGTGCATCTGTCTCACAAAAAGGTTCCTTGTCCCCTGCCCGCTCCGCTACCCCCAAAGTTCGGCTCATAGAGCCCCATAGCCCTTCTCCTTCAAGCAAATTCAGCACAAAAGGCCTCTGTAAGAAAAAGTTGAGTGGGGAAGGGGACACAGATCTCGGGGCCTTATCCAATGATGGCTCTGATGATGGACCCTCAGTAATGGATGAAACAAGCAATGATGCCTTTGATTCTTTGGAAAGGAAgtgtatggaaaaagaaaaatgtaaaaagcccTCTAGTTTGAAACCTGAAAAGATTCCTTCCAAAAGTTTAAAGTCAGCCCGGCCCATTGCCCCTGCCATCCCCCCACAGCAAATTTACACCTTCCAGACGGCCACCTTCACAGCAGCAAGCCCAGGTTCCTCCTCAGGCTTGACCACCACAGTGGTCCAGGCCATGCCCAACAGCCCCCAACTGAAGCCCATTCAGCCCAAGCCCACTGTGATGGGAGAACCTTTCACAGTCAACCCTGCCTTGACTCCAGCcaaggacaagaaaaagaaagacaaaaaaaagaaggaatcttCAAAGGAACTTGAAAGTCCTCTGACCCCTGGGAAGATATGTCGAGCAGAAGAAGGCAAAAGCCCATTCAGGGAATCATCAGGAGAGGGGATGAAGATGGAGGTGCTCCTAAATGGCTCCTCAGACCCCCACCAGAGCCGACTGGCTAGCATCAAGGCGGAAGCTGACAAGATCTACAGCTTCACGGACAATGCTCCCAGCCCTTCAATTGGAGGCTGTAGCCGCCTAGATAGCACTACCCCTACCCAGCCCATGACCCCCTTACATGTAGTGACCCAGAATGGGGCTGAAGCCAGCTCAGTCAAAACCAACAGCCCTGCATACTCCGACATCTCTGATgctggggaggatggggagggcaAAGTGGAAAGCGTCAAATCAAAGGACCCTGAACAGTTGGTTAAGGACGGGGCCAAGAAAACCCTTTTCCCCCCTCAGCCACAGAGCAAAGACTCACCATATTACCAAGGCTTTGAGAGTTACTACTCTCCGAGTTACACACAATCCAGCCCAGGGGCTCTGAACCCCAGCAGCCAGGCAGGAGTGGAGAGCCAGGCCCTGAAGACAAAAAAGGATGAGGAGCCTGAGAGCATAGAGGGAAAAGTGAAGAACGATGCCTGTGAAGAAAAGAAACCAGAGCTGAGCAGTTCCAGTCAGCAGCCCTCCGTCATCCAGCAACGTCCCAACATGTACATGCAGTCCCTGTACTACAACCAGTATGCCTATGTGCCCCCCTATGGCTACAGCGACCAGAGCTACCACACCCACCTCCTGAGCACTAACACCGCTTACCGGCAGCAGTATGAAGAACAGCAGAAACGGCAGAGCTTGGAGCAGCAGCAGCGGGGACTGGATAAGAAGGCAGAGATGGGCCTGAAGGAGCGGGAGGCAGCACTCAAGGAAGAATGGAAACAAAAGCCGTCAGTTCCACCAAGTCTCACCAAGGCCCCCAGCCTGACAGACCTGGTGAAGTCAGGACCCGGGAAGGCCAAGGAGCAAGGGGCTGACCCTGCCAAATCAGTCATTATTCCCAAGTTGGATGACTCTTCCAAGCTCCCCAGCCAGGCCCCGGAAGGACTTAAAGTAAAGCTGAGTGAGGCCAGCCACCTAGGCAAGGAGGCCTCTGAGGCGAAGACAGGTGCCGAGTGTGGCCGACAGGCAGAGGTGGATCCAATACTCTGGTACCGACAG GAAGCAGAGCCCCGGATGTGGACATATGTTTATCCTGCCAAGTACTCAGACATCAAGTCAGAGGATGAGCGGTGGAAGGAGGAGCGGGACCGCAaactgaaggaggaaaggagTCGGAGTAAGGACTCTGTTCCCAAGGAGGATGGGAAGGAAAGCACAAGTAGTGACTGCAAGCTGCCCACGTCTGAGGAATCCCGCCTCGGGAGCAAGGAGCCCCGACCAAGTGTCCACGTGCCTGTGTCCTCTCCCCTCACCCAGCACCAGTCCTACATCCCCTACATGCACGGCTACTCCTACAGCCAGTCCTATGACCCCAACCACCCCAGCTACCGGGGCATGCCTGCCGTGATGATGCAGAACTACCCAG GTTCCTACCTGCCTTCCAGCTACTCTTTCTCCCCGTATGGCAGCAAGGTCTCAGGGGGTGAAGATGCTGACAAGGCACGAGCCAGCCCCAGTGTCAGTTGTAAATCCAGCTCAGAGTCCAAAGCCCTGGACCTCTTGCAGCAGCATGCCAGTCATTACAAGAGCAAGTCTCCCACG ATAAGTGATAAAACTTCTCAGGAGAGAGATCGGGGAGGCTGTGGGGTGGTTGGGGGTGGTGGCAGCTGTAGCAGCGTCGGGGGAGCAGGCGGGGGTGAAAGGAGTGTTGACCGGCCCCGAACCTCCCCTTCTCAGCGCCTGATGTctacacaccaccaccaccaccacttggGGTACTCACTGCTCCCAGCACAGTACAACTTACCCTATGCAGCAG GGCTTTCTTCTACAGCCATTGTTGCCAGCCAGCAAGGCTCGACTCCTTCACTCTACCCACCCCCCCGGAGGTGA